A DNA window from Streptomyces canus contains the following coding sequences:
- a CDS encoding LysR family transcriptional regulator, which yields MDERQLRILRELGELGSVTAVAEAMLVTPSAISQQLRLLQRSVKVPLTERDGRRLVLTDAGQALAGAAIEVETALARARHTVEEFVDRPEGDVSVAAFHSAGAAFFPLLLRALADPGAPVPRLADEDVPQEDFPRLTREYDIVLAHRLDHAPAWPSTVTATTLLREPLDVAMPADHPLAARDRVTPKDVADEPWITVHDGFPVMATIEAIGAAAGRRLHLAHRINEFAVAAEAVAAGGGLALMPRWTMRRHPALVLRPLTGVRARRHIDALYRPERTARRAVRTVLTELRSAARTVQGGDD from the coding sequence ATCTCACAGCAACTGCGACTGCTGCAGCGTTCGGTCAAGGTCCCGCTGACCGAGCGCGACGGCAGGCGGTTGGTGCTCACGGACGCCGGGCAGGCCCTGGCGGGCGCGGCCATCGAGGTGGAGACGGCGCTGGCACGCGCACGGCACACGGTCGAGGAGTTCGTGGACCGGCCCGAGGGCGATGTCTCGGTGGCGGCCTTCCACAGCGCCGGCGCGGCCTTCTTCCCCCTGTTGCTGCGCGCCCTCGCCGACCCCGGCGCCCCCGTACCCAGGCTGGCCGACGAGGACGTTCCGCAGGAGGACTTCCCCCGCCTCACCCGGGAGTACGACATCGTCCTGGCCCACCGCCTCGACCATGCCCCCGCCTGGCCGTCCACGGTGACGGCCACCACGCTCCTGCGTGAACCACTGGACGTGGCCATGCCCGCCGATCACCCACTGGCGGCCAGAGACCGGGTGACCCCGAAAGACGTGGCCGACGAGCCGTGGATCACCGTCCACGACGGTTTCCCGGTCATGGCCACCATCGAGGCGATCGGGGCGGCAGCGGGCCGGCGCCTCCACCTGGCCCACCGCATCAACGAGTTCGCGGTGGCCGCGGAGGCGGTGGCAGCGGGCGGCGGCCTGGCGCTGATGCCCCGCTGGACGATGCGCCGCCATCCGGCGTTGGTGCTCAGACCCCTGACCGGCGTCCGGGCGAGACGGCACATCGACGCGCTGTACCGCCCCGAGAGGACGGCGAGGCGGGCGGTCCGCACGGTTCTGACGGAGCTGAGGAGCGCGGCACGAACGGTCCAAGGGGGAGATGACTGA
- a CDS encoding phosphotransferase enzyme family protein, protein MDEAGARDVLAAAGVLPGARLLALGENAVFAAGDLVVKVGRDAELLDRARRELDIAVWLAEAGVPAVRAAEPKARLVEGHPVTLWHRLPDAVRPAEPRDLAELLRVVHALPKPSFDVPPRELLGGVERWLRLAGDAIDLADAAYLRERRDGFAAAAAAVTPHLEPGPIHGDALPRNVHVGPDGPVLVDLETFSSDLREHDLVVMALSRDRYGVPAEAYDAFTAAYGWDVREWEGCSVLRGARETASCAWVAQHAPSNPKALAEFERRVASLRDGDETVRWYPF, encoded by the coding sequence ATGGACGAGGCAGGGGCGCGGGACGTACTGGCCGCGGCGGGGGTACTGCCCGGGGCTCGGCTGCTCGCCCTGGGCGAGAACGCCGTGTTCGCCGCCGGTGACCTGGTCGTCAAGGTGGGCCGCGACGCCGAGCTCCTCGACCGGGCACGCCGTGAACTGGACATCGCCGTGTGGCTCGCGGAGGCGGGGGTGCCCGCGGTGCGGGCGGCCGAGCCGAAGGCGCGGTTGGTGGAGGGGCATCCGGTGACCTTGTGGCACCGGCTTCCCGACGCCGTACGGCCCGCCGAGCCACGGGATTTGGCCGAACTGCTACGGGTCGTGCACGCGCTGCCGAAGCCGTCCTTCGACGTGCCGCCGCGTGAGCTGCTGGGTGGTGTGGAGCGGTGGCTGAGGCTCGCGGGGGACGCGATCGACCTCGCTGACGCGGCGTACCTCCGGGAGCGGCGGGACGGTTTCGCGGCGGCCGCGGCCGCGGTGACGCCTCATCTCGAGCCGGGGCCGATTCATGGGGACGCGCTGCCCCGCAATGTGCACGTGGGGCCTGACGGGCCGGTTCTCGTCGATCTGGAAACCTTCTCCTCGGATCTGCGTGAGCACGATCTGGTGGTCATGGCGCTGTCCCGGGATCGGTACGGGGTGCCTGCGGAGGCCTATGACGCGTTCACCGCCGCGTACGGGTGGGACGTCCGGGAGTGGGAGGGGTGCTCGGTGCTGCGCGGGGCGCGGGAGACGGCCAGCTGTGCGTGGGTCGCGCAGCATGCGCCGTCGAACCCCAAGGCGTTGGCCGAGTTCGAGCGCAGGGTGGCTTCGCTGCGGGACGGTGATGAGACGGTGCGGTGGTATCCGTTCTGA